The region CTCTCCTCAGGACCCAGTTTCCGGGCCGGGAACAGCAGGTTCGACTCATCTACCAAGGCCAACTGCTAGGAGACGACACCCAGACACTGGgcagcctccacctcccccccAACTGCGTTCTCCACTGCCACGTGTCCACGAGAGTCGGTCCCCCACATCCCCCTTGCCCACCAGGGTCAGAGCCCGGCCCCTCCGGGCTGGAAATCGGCAGTCTTCTGTTGcccctgctgcttctgctgctgctcctgctttGGTACTGCCAGATCCAGTACCGGCCCTTCTTTCCCCTGACAGCCACCCTGGGCCTGGCCGGCTTCACCCTGCTCCTCAGTCTCCTGGCCTTTGCCATGTATCGCCCGTAGTGCCTCCACGGGCTTTTGGCAGTGTAGCCAGCCCCTCTGGACCTCAGTCCCCAAGGCGCAAAGGGAGCTGCTGTCTGCCCAGGCCCACCTCACCCGCTGCCTGCCTTTTCCCACTCCCCTGGAGCCCAGCCTTGCGCCGCAGAGGACTCACAGGGCTTCTCCCTGTGATCTTCATATCTCGGGGCCATCTTCTGGGGCTGCTGGCCCTCAGCCTTCGCAGACAGTGGGTTCTTCTGGATCAGGCACTTGCTGTCGCTGCCTTGGCCCGGCACAAAGCCGGGCCACCCCACTGGGCCCATCTTAGTGTGCTGCCAGAGGACCTAGGTACGTCTAGTTCCAAAAAGCTGCCGTGGCTGAGTTGGGGACCGATGGACTGGGAGACTGGTGAAGGGGAGTTGAGAGAAGCGGAGCTGTTTTCTGGAATTTTGTGAAGATTAAAGAAACTGTGACGTTTtcattcccagtgtctgtgcGGGGCTTGAGGGTGGGGAGCCCTTATTCTGGGAGAACGGGACCTGCCCTAGGTCCTGTGTGCGCCAGCTGCCCAGGGCTGGACAGCGGACCATCGCTTTCCCCATCATTCCCGCAGGTTTCAGGCCAGGCTCTAGGGCACCGCCTCCACAGCCGCGCGCACACTTCCCGGAAGCTGGGGGCGGGACCCACGGCTCCCCCCCTGCTCGCAGCGCCTGCCGGGAGCCACGTCTCCGCTGCCTGGCACTGAGCTGCGATTGGCGTCTGGGGGCTATCCGGGGGCTGCTGGGAAGATGGCGGACTCTGTGGCCCGCTGATGAGGAGGCCACGGGGGGAGCCCGACTCCCGGGCCCCGAGACCAACTGAGAGAGTGACCTACGCGGGGCCCGGGGAGTCATGTAGGGTGGCGTCTGCGGGGAGGGCCGCGGGAGGGCGGCGGGAGTTGGTGTTAGCGACAGTGGCCACGGGCTGCTGGCCTCCCAGGGCCGGGACAGGGTGTGGGGGCCTCTCCCGCGGACAGCACCCACCCCGCGCCTTGGCAGACGGCGCACTGGGGCCCAGCGCGCGCCCTGCGAGTTTGCGCTGTGTTCTCATTTCACTGGTGAGGAGACTTAGGCAGAGAGGCGGAGACACTTGTCCAAGGTCACGCAGCTGGTAAGTGGGAGCGCCCAGCATGGGACCCAGCACCGTCCGGCTGCTGAGCTCGCGTTCCGCCCAccccgccgccgcctccagcGAGAGGGGAGGTGGTCGGCAGGGCGCGTCGCCGGGACCACCGGGGCTCCAGGCTGGGTGTGACCACTAACCCTGTGAATGACCTCGGTCTTTAACCTCTTCGTCGCTCTGGGCCTTGTTTCTCCACCTGTGAAATGAGGTAATGCAGCCCCGCGACTCCTCATCAGCGTGCACGGAGCATCGAAGGAGATGTGTATGTGAAATGTGTATAGAGCTGCACCGAGCACACTTAAAGAATTAGGATTTCTTTAGAAAGGAACGGGGAAAGGGAGCATGGTGGGGAAGAGTTCCAGAGGGGGCCTTTTGGGTGGGGAGTGAGGTAAGGACTAGATAGCTATTTCCCCTTGGAGGAAACCTCACCCGGTTTTCTGGGCCACCCCTCAGGGTCTCCATCACCCACCTCCATGCTTCGAATCCTGCTCTCTGCCCAGAATTCCCCTGCTCGGCTGTCTGGTCTGCTGCTTATCCCGCCAGTACAGCCCTGTTCTTCGGGGCCCAGCAAGTCGGGGGACCGACCTTTTGGAGGAGGCCCTGTGCAAGGCCTTCAACGGCTTCTGGAACAGGCACGGAGCCCTGGGGAGCTGCTGCGATGGCTGAGCCAGAATCCCACCAAAGTGCGAGCTCATCACTACCCTGTGGCCCTTCGCCGTCTGGGACAGCTTTTGGTGTCTCAGCCTAGGCCCTCCCCTGTGGAGCAGGCCACACTGCGGGACTTGAGTCAGCTCATCATCCGAAACTGCCCCTCCTTTGACGTGCACACCATCCATGTGTGTCTACACCTTGCAGTCTTACTTGGTGAGGAGGGTGTTGGAAGGTGTGGGTGTTTAGGGAAGAGTAGcggaagagagagcagaggacTCTCAGATTCCCACCTAGTAATGGCACCTCCCCAAGCACACATGCTGAGTCCTCTGGTGGATGATCCTCATGGTGGATGTCCAACATTCTGCCTCTGCTGGATACTAGGTTCCTTCTAATACAGCGCTCTAGGAAGCCACATCACTTTGTTAGACTTGGCACAAGGTGACTTGTCTAAGGCTTTCCCCACACACTGTTGATACATCATGCTCACGTGACCACCTCTCTCCACTGAAATCAGTACACCTTCCCACTcaagaaatgaagaagaggaagttGGGGATTCATTCGTTCCACTTGGCAAGACAGCACACCGCAGCTTTCTTACTAGGATGGTCTTtgtccctctccctcccaggcTTTCCATCAGATGGACCGCTCCTGTGTGCCCTGGAGCAGGAGCGAAGGTCCCGCCTCCTTCCAAAACCACCCTCCCCACATCAGCCTACCATCCTTGGTGGGCAAAGGTTGGAAATGGCCCTGAGCTGCCCCCATTTCCTGCGGTACCCTCGTCAGCATCTGATCAGAAGCCTGGCAGGTGCCGAGGGTTAAAAGCAAAAGGGAGGCAAAGGGATGAGATGCAGCCGCTGGGATAGAGTGCCTGGGCTGGAGCGCAGTCTAGCCCCCAGCAGCCTTCCTTGAAGGCACAGTATGACAGGCTGTTCTTCACAGAGGCAAGGCCAGAAGAACTGACTCCTCATGTAATGGTGCTTCTGGCTCAGCACCTGGCCCGGCACCGGTTGCGGGAACCCCAGCTTCTGGAAGCCATTGCTCACTTCCTGGTGGTTGAGGAAGCCCAGCTCAACAGCAAGGTGGGCTGGCCTCCCACCCTCCCCTGCTTCTCTGAGTCATCCTCAGCTGCTTGGTCGGGCCCAGCCCCCATCCAGCTTGTCTGGCTTCTGTAGCAAGCATTCTACCCAGGCTGTGTTCTGTGTCCAGGACATCTGTCTCTGCTTACTGGTTGTCCAGTTCCCATAATCAGTATAGTAGTATGTCTGGAGCCCTGAAACTCTCCAAAGCTCCTGCACAGCAGCCTAGCTCCATAGGATCCACTCCTACAGAGAGATCTACAGGCCATACACTCCCCCCGTCCCCAGTTATGTCCCTTCTGTGAAGATACTACTTATGTAGCAGAACTTGGAGTGTGTGCTGTTATAGAGGGCATTCTGCCTTGAAAATTACTAATAGAACCAGGCCTCCCTGAGGTTGTGCCTATCAAACATGCCAGGGAACTTGGCATGTGCCTCTAAtcctggcagaggcagagaaaggtggatctctgagtttgaggccagcctgatctgcataggGAGTTCCAAATTAACCTGAGACAAAGACcctgaaagaaagcaaagtagTGTTTGCTGCTGGATGCCGCTGCCTTTTTCTGCAGGTGGTACAGAAGCTGGTCCTGCCCTTTGGGAGGTTGAACTACCTGCCTCTGGAGCAGCAGTTCATGCCCTGTCTTGAGAGGATCCTGGCTCGGGAAGCAGGGGTGGCACCCTTGGCCACAGTCAACATTTTGATGTCACTGTGCCAGCTACAGTGCTTGCCTTTCAGAgccctgcagtttgtcttctccCCCAGTTTCATCAACCACATCAATGGTATGCAGACAGGATGGTTGGTGGGGCCAAGGGCTACAGGGCAGGAGTGTGCCCAGGTGTCAGCGGCCCAGTGTCCCCCAGTCCCTGCTTCCCCACAGGCACCCCTCCTTCTCTGATTGTGCGACGCTACCTCTCTCTACTCGACACGGCCGTGGAGCTTGAACTCCCAGGGTACCAAGGCCCCCGCCTTCCTCAAAGACAGCGAGTGCCCATCTTCCCACAGCCCCTCATCACTGACCGTGCCCGCTGCAAATACAGGTGGGCCAGAGGAGGGGCAGCCACAGGAGCACAGAGTAGGAAAGCCAGAGCCCATGTCTCCTAACAGAAGAATAGCCTTGAGGCAGCAAAGGGCCTTTGCAGGGTGGCAGTGCTCAGCAGGTACAGGGACCTTCCCTCTACCACTGTCCTTTCTCCTCAGTCACAAGGACATAGTAGCCGAGGGGCTGCGCCAGCTGCTAGGGGAAGAAAAATACCGCCAGGACCTGACTGTGCCTCCGGGCTACTGCA is a window of Microtus pennsylvanicus isolate mMicPen1 chromosome 21, mMicPen1.hap1, whole genome shotgun sequence DNA encoding:
- the Fastk gene encoding fas-activated serine/threonine kinase isoform X1 — its product is MRRPRGEPDSRAPRPTERVTYAGPGESWSPSPTSMLRILLSAQNSPARLSGLLLIPPVQPCSSGPSKSGDRPFGGGPVQGLQRLLEQARSPGELLRWLSQNPTKVRAHHYPVALRRLGQLLVSQPRPSPVEQATLRDLSQLIIRNCPSFDVHTIHVCLHLAVLLGFPSDGPLLCALEQERRSRLLPKPPSPHQPTILGGQRLEMALSCPHFLRYPRQHLIRSLAEARPEELTPHVMVLLAQHLARHRLREPQLLEAIAHFLVVEEAQLNSKVVQKLVLPFGRLNYLPLEQQFMPCLERILAREAGVAPLATVNILMSLCQLQCLPFRALQFVFSPSFINHINGTPPSLIVRRYLSLLDTAVELELPGYQGPRLPQRQRVPIFPQPLITDRARCKYSHKDIVAEGLRQLLGEEKYRQDLTVPPGYCTDFLLCVGSSGAVLPMRTQDPFLPYPPRSCQQDQAGSNPTTQHSTQRVVLMLRERWHFCRDGRVLLGSRALRERHLGLMGYQLLPLPFEELESQRGLPQLKSYLRQKLQALGLRWGPEGG
- the Fastk gene encoding fas-activated serine/threonine kinase isoform X4, with amino-acid sequence MRRPRGEPDSRAPRPTERVTYAGPGESWSPSPTSMLRILLSAQNSPARLSGLLLIPPVQPCSSGPSKSGDRPFGGGPVQGLQRLLEQARSPGELLRWLSQNPTKVRAHHYPVALRRLGQLLVSQPRPSPVEQATLRDLSQLIIRNCPSFDVHTIHVCLHLAVLLGFPSDGPLLCALEQERRSRLLPKPPSPHQPTILGGQRLEMALSCPHFLRYPRQHLIRSLAEARPEELTPHVMVLLAQHLARHRLREPQLLEAIAHFLVVEEAQLNSKVVQKLVLPFGRLNYLPLEQQFMPCLERILAREAGVAPLATVNILMSLCQLQCLPFRALQFVFSPSFINHINGTPPSLIVRRYLSLLDTAVELELPGYQGPRLPQRQRVPIFPQPLITDRARCKYSHKDIVAEGLRQLLGEEKYRQDLTVPPGYCTDFLLCVGSSGAVLPMRTQDPFLPYPPRSCQQDQAGSNPTTQHSTQSCHLKNWSLREACPNSRAT
- the Fastk gene encoding fas-activated serine/threonine kinase isoform X2 — encoded protein: MWSPSPTSMLRILLSAQNSPARLSGLLLIPPVQPCSSGPSKSGDRPFGGGPVQGLQRLLEQARSPGELLRWLSQNPTKVRAHHYPVALRRLGQLLVSQPRPSPVEQATLRDLSQLIIRNCPSFDVHTIHVCLHLAVLLGFPSDGPLLCALEQERRSRLLPKPPSPHQPTILGGQRLEMALSCPHFLRYPRQHLIRSLAEARPEELTPHVMVLLAQHLARHRLREPQLLEAIAHFLVVEEAQLNSKVVQKLVLPFGRLNYLPLEQQFMPCLERILAREAGVAPLATVNILMSLCQLQCLPFRALQFVFSPSFINHINGTPPSLIVRRYLSLLDTAVELELPGYQGPRLPQRQRVPIFPQPLITDRARCKYSHKDIVAEGLRQLLGEEKYRQDLTVPPGYCTDFLLCVGSSGAVLPMRTQDPFLPYPPRSCQQDQAGSNPTTQHSTQRVVLMLRERWHFCRDGRVLLGSRALRERHLGLMGYQLLPLPFEELESQRGLPQLKSYLRQKLQALGLRWGPEGG
- the Fastk gene encoding fas-activated serine/threonine kinase isoform X3: MLRILLSAQNSPARLSGLLLIPPVQPCSSGPSKSGDRPFGGGPVQGLQRLLEQARSPGELLRWLSQNPTKVRAHHYPVALRRLGQLLVSQPRPSPVEQATLRDLSQLIIRNCPSFDVHTIHVCLHLAVLLGFPSDGPLLCALEQERRSRLLPKPPSPHQPTILGGQRLEMALSCPHFLRYPRQHLIRSLAEARPEELTPHVMVLLAQHLARHRLREPQLLEAIAHFLVVEEAQLNSKVVQKLVLPFGRLNYLPLEQQFMPCLERILAREAGVAPLATVNILMSLCQLQCLPFRALQFVFSPSFINHINGTPPSLIVRRYLSLLDTAVELELPGYQGPRLPQRQRVPIFPQPLITDRARCKYSHKDIVAEGLRQLLGEEKYRQDLTVPPGYCTDFLLCVGSSGAVLPMRTQDPFLPYPPRSCQQDQAGSNPTTQHSTQRVVLMLRERWHFCRDGRVLLGSRALRERHLGLMGYQLLPLPFEELESQRGLPQLKSYLRQKLQALGLRWGPEGG